One Oenanthe melanoleuca isolate GR-GAL-2019-014 chromosome 3, OMel1.0, whole genome shotgun sequence DNA segment encodes these proteins:
- the DPY30 gene encoding protein dpy-30 homolog isoform X2, with amino-acid sequence MEGEQIMEGQPQVPENPHSEYGLTENVERIVENEKLNAEKASKQKVDLQSLPTRAYLDQTVVPILLQGLAVLAKER; translated from the exons ATGGAGGGAGAACAGATTATGGAGGGACAGCCACAG GTTCCGGAAAATCCTCATTCCGAATACGGCCTCACTGAAAATGTAGAG agGATAGTAGAAAACGAGAAACTAAATGCTGAGAAAGCATCAAAGCAGAAGGTAGATCTTCAGTCATTACCTACACGTGCCTACTTGGATCAGACAGTTGTACCCATCTTGCTACAGGGACTTGCTGTTCTTGCAAAAGAGAGGTAA
- the DPY30 gene encoding protein dpy-30 homolog isoform X1: protein MEGEQIMEGQPQVPENPHSEYGLTENVERIVENEKLNAEKASKQKVDLQSLPTRAYLDQTVVPILLQGLAVLAKERPPNPIEFLAAYLLKNKSQFEDRN, encoded by the exons ATGGAGGGAGAACAGATTATGGAGGGACAGCCACAG GTTCCGGAAAATCCTCATTCCGAATACGGCCTCACTGAAAATGTAGAG agGATAGTAGAAAACGAGAAACTAAATGCTGAGAAAGCATCAAAGCAGAAGGTAGATCTTCAGTCATTACCTACACGTGCCTACTTGGATCAGACAGTTGTACCCATCTTGCTACAGGGACTTGCTGTTCTTGCAAAAGAGAG accACCCAATCCCATTGAATTTCTAGCAGcatatcttttaaaaaacaagtcaCAATTTGAGGACCGAAATTAA